In Tenrec ecaudatus isolate mTenEca1 chromosome 4, mTenEca1.hap1, whole genome shotgun sequence, a single window of DNA contains:
- the USP19 gene encoding ubiquitin carboxyl-terminal hydrolase 19 isoform X11, which produces MSGGANASGPRRGPPGLEEATSKKKQKDRANQESKNGDPRRVSTPQEEQTKEEVLLAWRQSADEVIVKLRLGAGTLQLEEVNSVFTDTHCVVRLPDGRQWGGVFYAEIESSCVKEQARKGGLLQLVLPKKVPLVTWPTLLKKPLGTQDLAPGLRCQENGQELSPVSLEPGPDPRRAKQEARNQKRAQGRGEVGSGAGPGTQAGPSAKRAVHLRRGPQGESQRDGPGPQGDAPPFLGDPATQAGAEEQLRVPPLKPQGSEENRAPLVGEKSVPPRSGPLSPTTTRSRDAGKGDQSKEEAVVTADAATLADDPESMVSLAFVKNDSYEKGPDSVVVHVYVKEICRDLSRVLFREQDFTLIFQTRDGNFLRLHPGCGPHTIFHWQVKLRNLIEPEQCTFCFTASRIDICLRKRQSQRWGGLEAPAARGAVGGAKVAMPTGPTPLDSTPPGSAPHPLTAQEEARAVEKEKPQAHSDDPGLDGVAARTPVEHVAPKPEPHLALPKPTCMVPPMPHSPVSGDSVEEEEEEEKKVCLPGFTGLVNLGNTCFMNSVIQSLSNTRELRDFFHDRSFEAEINYNNPLGTGGRLAIGFAVLLRALWKGTHHAFQPSKLKAIVASKASQFTGYAQHDAQEFMAFLLDGLHEDLNRIQNKPYTETVDSDGRPDEVVAEEAWQRHKMRNDSFIVDLFQGQYKSKLVCPVCTKVSITFDPFLYLPVPLPQKQKVLPVFYFAREPHSKPIKFLVSVSKENSSASEVLDSLSQSVHVKPENLRLAEVMKNRFHRVFLPSHSLDTVSPSDVLLCFELLSQELAKERVVVLEVQQRPQVPSIPISKCAACQRKQPSEDEKLKRCTRCYRVGYCNQLCQKTHWPDHKGLCRPENIGYPFLVSVPASRLTYARLAQLLEGYARYSVSVFQPPFQPGRTALESQGPGCTSLLSASSLEAGDSEQDPSQPPELQLVTPVAEGDTGAPRVWSAPERGPMPSISGVSSEMLACGPPEVGSLSTGERISRPEAAIPGYQHPSEALSVHTSQFFIYKIDAANREQRLEDKGEAPLELGEDCSLALVWRNNDRLPEFVLVASKELEFAEDPGSAGEAARAGHFTLDQCLNLFTRPEVLAPEEAWYCPQCEQHREASKQLLLWRLPNVLIVQLKRFSFRSFVWRDKINDLVDFPVRNLDLSKFCIGQKEEQLPSYDLYAVINHYGGMIGGHYTACARLPSDRSSQRSDVGWRLFDDSTVTTVDESQVVTRYAYVLFYRRRNSPVERPPRAGHTEHHPDLGPTAEAAASQASRIWQELEAEEELVPEGPGTLGSWGPQDWVGPPSRGPTTPDEGCLRYFVLGTVAALVALVLNVFYPLVSQSRWR; this is translated from the exons ATGTCTGGCGGGGCTAATGCCTCAGGCCCAAGGAGGGGGCCCCCAGGATTGGAGGAGGCCACTAGTAAGAAGAAGCAAAAGGATCGAGCAAACCAGGAGAGCAAAAATGGAGATCCTAGGAGAG TGTCCACTCCTCAGGAGGAGCAGACCAAAGAGG AAGTGTTGTTAGCGTGGAGGCAGAGTGCAGATGAGGTGATCGTTAAGCTGCGCTTGGGAGCAGGCACCCTCCAGCTGGAGGAGGTGAATAGTGTGTTCACAGACACTCACTGTGTGGTGAGGCTTCCAG ATGGTCGGCAGTGGGGTGGTGTCTTCTATGCTGAGATCGAAAGTTCTTGTGTCAAAGAGCAGGCCCGCAAGGGCGGCCTCTTGCAGCTGGTGCTGCCCAAGAAGGTGCCACTGGTCACATGGCCTACCCTCCTG AAGAAACCTCTTGGGACCCAGGACCTGGCACCTGGGCTGCGGTGTCAGGAGAATGGGCAGGAGCTGTCTCCTGTTTCCCTGGAGCCCGGCCCCGATCCCCGCAGGGCCAAGCAGGAGGCCCGGAACCAGAAGCGGGCCCAGGGCCGTGGCGAGGTGGGCTCAGGAGCTGGCCCCGGGACCCAGGCAGGGCCCAGCGCCAAGAGGGCTGTGCATCTCCGCAGAGGGCCTCAGGGGGAATCTCAGAGGGATGGTCCTGGACCCCAGGGCGATGCCCCACCCTTCTTAGGCGACCCAGCCACCCAG GCTGGGGCTGAGGAACAGCTCCGAGTCCCACCATTGAAACCCCAGGGCTCAGAGGAGAATCGAGCCCCTCTGGTGGGAGAGAAGTCCGTACCCCCCAGGAGTGGCCCACTCTCCCCAACAACTACTCGGAGCAGAGACGCTGGGAAAGGTGACCAGTCCAAGGAAGAGGCGGTAGTGACAGCAGATGCTGCAACCTTGGCAGATG ACCCCGAGTCCATGGTGAGCCTGGCCTTTGTCAAGAACGACTCGTATGAAAAGGGGCCAGACTCCGTGGTGGTTCACGTGTATGTGAAGGAGATCTGCAGGGACTTGTCCCGTGTGCTTTTCCGTGAGCAGGACTTCACGCTCATCTTCCAGACCAG GGACGGAAACTTCCTGAGACTGCACCCGGGTTGTGGGCCCCACACCATCTTCCACTGGCAGGTGAAGCTCAG GAACCTGATTGAGCCCGAGCAGTGCACCTTCTGTTTCACGGCCTCTCGAATTGACATCTGCCTCCGTAAGCGGCAGAGTCAGCGCTGGGGGGGCCTGGAGGCCCCAGCTGCACGAG GTGCAGTGGGTGGTGCAAAGGTTGCCATGCCGACAGGTCCAACCCCTCTGGATTCAACCCCTCCGGGCAGTGCCCCACACCCACTGACTGCCcaggaggaagcccgggctgtggAGAAGGAGAAACCCCAGGCTCACTCTGATGACCCAGGGCTGGATGGTGTGGCCGCTCGCACCCCTGTGGAGCATGTCGCCCCCAAGCCGGAGCCACACTTAGCCTTG CCTAAGCCCACGTGCATGGTGCCCCCCATGCCACACAGCCCTGTGAGTGGGGACAgcgtggaggaagaggaggaggaagagaagaaagtgTGTCTGCCAGGCTTCACTGGTCTTGTCAATCTAGGCAACACTTGCTTCATGAACAGCGTCATCCAGTCTCTGTCTAACACACGCGAGCTGCGGGACTTCTTCCATG ACCGCTCCTTTGAGGCTGAGATCAACTACAACAACCCCCTGGGGACCGGTGGGCGACTGGCCATCGGCTTCGCTGTGCTGCTGCGGGCGCTGTGGAAGGGCACCCACCATGCCTTCCAGCCGTCCAAGCTGAAG GCCATCGTGGCGAGCAAGGCCAGCCAGTTCACGGGCTACGCGCAGCACGATGCCCAGGAGTTCATGGCTTTCCTGCTCGATGGGCTGCATGAGGACCTGAACCGCATCCAGAACAAGCCCTACACGGAGACCGTGGACTCAGATGGGCGGCCTGATGAG GTGGTGGCTGAGGAAGCATGGCAGCGGCACAAGATGAGGAATGACTCTTTCATCGTGGACCTATTCCAGGGCCAGTACAAGTCGAAGCTGGTGTGCCCTGTGTGCACCAAG GTCTCCATCACCTTTGATCCATTCCTCTACCTGCCGGTACCCTTGCCCCAGAAGCAGAAGGTCCTCCCCGTCTTCTATTTTGCGCGGGAGCCACACAGCAAGCCCATCAAG TTCCTGGTGAGTGTCAGCAAGGAGAACTCCAGTGCCAGCGAGGTGCTGGACTCCCTCTCTCAGAGCGTGCACGTGAAGCCCGAGAATCTGCGTCTGGCGGAG GTGATGAAGAATCGCTTCCACCGTGTGTTCTTGCCCTCCCACTCCTTGGACACCGTGTCCCCATCTGATGTCCTCCTCTGCTTTGAGCTTTTGTCCCAAGAATTGGCGAAGGAACgggtggtggtgttggaggtACAGCAG CGCCCCCAGGTGCCCAGCATCCCCATCTCCAAGTGTGCGGCCTGCCAGCGGAAGCAGCCGTCGGAGGATGAGAAGCTGAAGCGCTGTACCCGGTGCTACCGCGTCGGCTACTGTAACCA GCTTTGTCAGAAAACACACTGGCCTGATCACAAGGGCCTCTGCCGCCCTGAGAACATTGGCTACCCCTTCCTGGTCAGTGTACCTGCCTCCCGCCTCACTTATGCCCGCCTCGCTCAGCTGCTGGAGGGCTATGCCCG GTACTCAGTGAGCGTATTCCAGCCACCCTTCCAGCCTGGCCGCACAGCCTTGGAATCTCAGGGCCCTGGCTGTACCTCACTGCTCTCTGctagctctctggaggctggaGACAGCGAACAGGACCCCAGCCAACCTCCTGAACTCCAGCTGGTGACCCCTGTGGCTGAGGGGGACACAGGGGCCCCCAGAGTATGGTCAGCCCCCGAGCGAGGTCCCATGCCCAGCATCAGTGGAgtttcttcagagatgctggcctGTGGGCCCCCTGAGGTTGGCTCCTTGTCCACTGGTGAGAGAATATCCCGACCCGAAG CTGCCATCCCCGGCTACCAGCATCCGAGCGAAGCCCTGAGTGTGCACACATCTCAGTTCTTCATCTACAAAATCGATGCAGCCAACCGAGAGCAGCGGCTCGAGGACAAAG GAGAGGCCCCGCTGGAGCTGGGTGAGGACTGCAGCCTGGCTCTGGTCTGGCGGAACAACGACCGCCTGCCTGAGTTTGTGCTGGTGGCCTCCAAGGAGCTGGAATTTGCTGAGGACCCAGGCTCGGCTGGTGAGGCCGCCCGTGCTGGCCACTTCACCTTGGACCAGTGCTTGAACCTCTTCACGCGGCCCGAGGTGCTGGCACCCGAGGAGGCCTG GTACTGTCCGCAGTGCGAGCAGCATCGCGAGGCCTCCAAGCAGCTGTTGCTGTGGCGCCTGCCGAACGTGCTCATCGTGCAGCTCAAGCGCTTCTCCTTCCGCAGCTTCGTCTGGCGGGACAAGATCAACGACTTGGTGGACTTCCCTGTACG GAACCTCGACCTGAGCAAGTTCTGCATTGGCCAGAAAGAAGAGCAGCTGCCCAGCTATGACCTGTATGCCGTCATCAACCACTACGGAGGCATGATTGGTGGCCACTACACGGCCTGTGCCCGCCTGCCCAGCGACCGCAGCAGCCAGCGCAGCGACGTGG GCTGGCGCTTGTTCGATGACAGCACAGTGACGACCGTGGATGAGAGCCAGGTTGTGACGCGCTATGCCTATGTGCTTTTCTACCGTCGGCGGAACTCTCCCGTGGAGAGACCCCCCCGGGCTGGCCACACTGAGCACCACCCAGACCTAGGCCCTACAGCGGAGGCTGCTGCCAGCCAG GCTTCCCGGATTTGGCAGGAGCTGGAGGCCGAGGAGGAGCTGGTGCCTGAGGGGCCTGGGACCCTGGGTTCCTGGGGGCCCCAAGACTGGGTGGGGCCTCCATCACGTGGGCCCACCACACCAGACGAGGGCTGCCTCCGGTACTTTGTCCTGGGCACCGTGGCAGCTCTGGTGGCCCTTGTGCTCAACGTGTTCTATCCTCTGGTGTCCCAGAGTCGCTGGAGATGA
- the USP19 gene encoding ubiquitin carboxyl-terminal hydrolase 19 isoform X6, whose product MLPVPCWRIWPQRVAKIAGPGRKRRSPDPDAVADPGALWLSTKRLKMSGGANASGPRRGPPGLEEATSKKKQKDRANQESKNGDPRREVLLAWRQSADEVIVKLRLGAGTLQLEEVNSVFTDTHCVVRLPDGRQWGGVFYAEIESSCVKEQARKGGLLQLVLPKKVPLVTWPTLLKKPLGTQDLAPGLRCQENGQELSPVSLEPGPDPRRAKQEARNQKRAQGRGEVGSGAGPGTQAGPSAKRAVHLRRGPQGESQRDGPGPQGDAPPFLGDPATQAGAEEQLRVPPLKPQGSEENRAPLVGEKSVPPRSGPLSPTTTRSRDAGKGDQSKEEAVVTADAATLADDPESMVSLAFVKNDSYEKGPDSVVVHVYVKEICRDLSRVLFREQDFTLIFQTRDGNFLRLHPGCGPHTIFHWQVKLRNLIEPEQCTFCFTASRIDICLRKRQSQRWGGLEAPAARGAVGGAKVAMPTGPTPLDSTPPGSAPHPLTAQEEARAVEKEKPQAHSDDPGLDGVAARTPVEHVAPKPEPHLALPKPTCMVPPMPHSPVSGDSVEEEEEEEKKVCLPGFTGLVNLGNTCFMNSVIQSLSNTRELRDFFHDRSFEAEINYNNPLGTGGRLAIGFAVLLRALWKGTHHAFQPSKLKAIVASKASQFTGYAQHDAQEFMAFLLDGLHEDLNRIQNKPYTETVDSDGRPDEVVAEEAWQRHKMRNDSFIVDLFQGQYKSKLVCPVCTKVSITFDPFLYLPVPLPQKQKVLPVFYFAREPHSKPIKFLVSVSKENSSASEVLDSLSQSVHVKPENLRLAEVMKNRFHRVFLPSHSLDTVSPSDVLLCFELLSQELAKERVVVLEVQQRPQVPSIPISKCAACQRKQPSEDEKLKRCTRCYRVGYCNQLCQKTHWPDHKGLCRPENIGYPFLVSVPASRLTYARLAQLLEGYARYSVSVFQPPFQPGRTALESQGPGCTSLLSASSLEAGDSEQDPSQPPELQLVTPVAEGDTGAPRVWSAPERGPMPSISGVSSEMLACGPPEVGSLSTGERISRPEAAIPGYQHPSEALSVHTSQFFIYKIDAANREQRLEDKGEAPLELGEDCSLALVWRNNDRLPEFVLVASKELEFAEDPGSAGEAARAGHFTLDQCLNLFTRPEVLAPEEAWYCPQCEQHREASKQLLLWRLPNVLIVQLKRFSFRSFVWRDKINDLVDFPVRNLDLSKFCIGQKEEQLPSYDLYAVINHYGGMIGGHYTACARLPSDRSSQRSDVGWRLFDDSTVTTVDESQVVTRYAYVLFYRRRNSPVERPPRAGHTEHHPDLGPTAEAAASQASRIWQELEAEEELVPEGPGTLGSWGPQDWVGPPSRGPTTPDEGCLRYFVLGTVAALVALVLNVFYPLVSQSRWR is encoded by the exons AT GCTGCCGGTTCCTTGCTGGAGAATTTGGCCACAAAGAGTTGCCAAGATAGCTGGGCCAGGAAGGAAGCGCCGCAGCCCTGACCCAGACGCTGTTGCCGACCCTGGGGCACTCTGGCTGTCCACCAAGCGGCTCAAGATGTCTGGCGGGGCTAATGCCTCAGGCCCAAGGAGGGGGCCCCCAGGATTGGAGGAGGCCACTAGTAAGAAGAAGCAAAAGGATCGAGCAAACCAGGAGAGCAAAAATGGAGATCCTAGGAGAG AAGTGTTGTTAGCGTGGAGGCAGAGTGCAGATGAGGTGATCGTTAAGCTGCGCTTGGGAGCAGGCACCCTCCAGCTGGAGGAGGTGAATAGTGTGTTCACAGACACTCACTGTGTGGTGAGGCTTCCAG ATGGTCGGCAGTGGGGTGGTGTCTTCTATGCTGAGATCGAAAGTTCTTGTGTCAAAGAGCAGGCCCGCAAGGGCGGCCTCTTGCAGCTGGTGCTGCCCAAGAAGGTGCCACTGGTCACATGGCCTACCCTCCTG AAGAAACCTCTTGGGACCCAGGACCTGGCACCTGGGCTGCGGTGTCAGGAGAATGGGCAGGAGCTGTCTCCTGTTTCCCTGGAGCCCGGCCCCGATCCCCGCAGGGCCAAGCAGGAGGCCCGGAACCAGAAGCGGGCCCAGGGCCGTGGCGAGGTGGGCTCAGGAGCTGGCCCCGGGACCCAGGCAGGGCCCAGCGCCAAGAGGGCTGTGCATCTCCGCAGAGGGCCTCAGGGGGAATCTCAGAGGGATGGTCCTGGACCCCAGGGCGATGCCCCACCCTTCTTAGGCGACCCAGCCACCCAG GCTGGGGCTGAGGAACAGCTCCGAGTCCCACCATTGAAACCCCAGGGCTCAGAGGAGAATCGAGCCCCTCTGGTGGGAGAGAAGTCCGTACCCCCCAGGAGTGGCCCACTCTCCCCAACAACTACTCGGAGCAGAGACGCTGGGAAAGGTGACCAGTCCAAGGAAGAGGCGGTAGTGACAGCAGATGCTGCAACCTTGGCAGATG ACCCCGAGTCCATGGTGAGCCTGGCCTTTGTCAAGAACGACTCGTATGAAAAGGGGCCAGACTCCGTGGTGGTTCACGTGTATGTGAAGGAGATCTGCAGGGACTTGTCCCGTGTGCTTTTCCGTGAGCAGGACTTCACGCTCATCTTCCAGACCAG GGACGGAAACTTCCTGAGACTGCACCCGGGTTGTGGGCCCCACACCATCTTCCACTGGCAGGTGAAGCTCAG GAACCTGATTGAGCCCGAGCAGTGCACCTTCTGTTTCACGGCCTCTCGAATTGACATCTGCCTCCGTAAGCGGCAGAGTCAGCGCTGGGGGGGCCTGGAGGCCCCAGCTGCACGAG GTGCAGTGGGTGGTGCAAAGGTTGCCATGCCGACAGGTCCAACCCCTCTGGATTCAACCCCTCCGGGCAGTGCCCCACACCCACTGACTGCCcaggaggaagcccgggctgtggAGAAGGAGAAACCCCAGGCTCACTCTGATGACCCAGGGCTGGATGGTGTGGCCGCTCGCACCCCTGTGGAGCATGTCGCCCCCAAGCCGGAGCCACACTTAGCCTTG CCTAAGCCCACGTGCATGGTGCCCCCCATGCCACACAGCCCTGTGAGTGGGGACAgcgtggaggaagaggaggaggaagagaagaaagtgTGTCTGCCAGGCTTCACTGGTCTTGTCAATCTAGGCAACACTTGCTTCATGAACAGCGTCATCCAGTCTCTGTCTAACACACGCGAGCTGCGGGACTTCTTCCATG ACCGCTCCTTTGAGGCTGAGATCAACTACAACAACCCCCTGGGGACCGGTGGGCGACTGGCCATCGGCTTCGCTGTGCTGCTGCGGGCGCTGTGGAAGGGCACCCACCATGCCTTCCAGCCGTCCAAGCTGAAG GCCATCGTGGCGAGCAAGGCCAGCCAGTTCACGGGCTACGCGCAGCACGATGCCCAGGAGTTCATGGCTTTCCTGCTCGATGGGCTGCATGAGGACCTGAACCGCATCCAGAACAAGCCCTACACGGAGACCGTGGACTCAGATGGGCGGCCTGATGAG GTGGTGGCTGAGGAAGCATGGCAGCGGCACAAGATGAGGAATGACTCTTTCATCGTGGACCTATTCCAGGGCCAGTACAAGTCGAAGCTGGTGTGCCCTGTGTGCACCAAG GTCTCCATCACCTTTGATCCATTCCTCTACCTGCCGGTACCCTTGCCCCAGAAGCAGAAGGTCCTCCCCGTCTTCTATTTTGCGCGGGAGCCACACAGCAAGCCCATCAAG TTCCTGGTGAGTGTCAGCAAGGAGAACTCCAGTGCCAGCGAGGTGCTGGACTCCCTCTCTCAGAGCGTGCACGTGAAGCCCGAGAATCTGCGTCTGGCGGAG GTGATGAAGAATCGCTTCCACCGTGTGTTCTTGCCCTCCCACTCCTTGGACACCGTGTCCCCATCTGATGTCCTCCTCTGCTTTGAGCTTTTGTCCCAAGAATTGGCGAAGGAACgggtggtggtgttggaggtACAGCAG CGCCCCCAGGTGCCCAGCATCCCCATCTCCAAGTGTGCGGCCTGCCAGCGGAAGCAGCCGTCGGAGGATGAGAAGCTGAAGCGCTGTACCCGGTGCTACCGCGTCGGCTACTGTAACCA GCTTTGTCAGAAAACACACTGGCCTGATCACAAGGGCCTCTGCCGCCCTGAGAACATTGGCTACCCCTTCCTGGTCAGTGTACCTGCCTCCCGCCTCACTTATGCCCGCCTCGCTCAGCTGCTGGAGGGCTATGCCCG GTACTCAGTGAGCGTATTCCAGCCACCCTTCCAGCCTGGCCGCACAGCCTTGGAATCTCAGGGCCCTGGCTGTACCTCACTGCTCTCTGctagctctctggaggctggaGACAGCGAACAGGACCCCAGCCAACCTCCTGAACTCCAGCTGGTGACCCCTGTGGCTGAGGGGGACACAGGGGCCCCCAGAGTATGGTCAGCCCCCGAGCGAGGTCCCATGCCCAGCATCAGTGGAgtttcttcagagatgctggcctGTGGGCCCCCTGAGGTTGGCTCCTTGTCCACTGGTGAGAGAATATCCCGACCCGAAG CTGCCATCCCCGGCTACCAGCATCCGAGCGAAGCCCTGAGTGTGCACACATCTCAGTTCTTCATCTACAAAATCGATGCAGCCAACCGAGAGCAGCGGCTCGAGGACAAAG GAGAGGCCCCGCTGGAGCTGGGTGAGGACTGCAGCCTGGCTCTGGTCTGGCGGAACAACGACCGCCTGCCTGAGTTTGTGCTGGTGGCCTCCAAGGAGCTGGAATTTGCTGAGGACCCAGGCTCGGCTGGTGAGGCCGCCCGTGCTGGCCACTTCACCTTGGACCAGTGCTTGAACCTCTTCACGCGGCCCGAGGTGCTGGCACCCGAGGAGGCCTG GTACTGTCCGCAGTGCGAGCAGCATCGCGAGGCCTCCAAGCAGCTGTTGCTGTGGCGCCTGCCGAACGTGCTCATCGTGCAGCTCAAGCGCTTCTCCTTCCGCAGCTTCGTCTGGCGGGACAAGATCAACGACTTGGTGGACTTCCCTGTACG GAACCTCGACCTGAGCAAGTTCTGCATTGGCCAGAAAGAAGAGCAGCTGCCCAGCTATGACCTGTATGCCGTCATCAACCACTACGGAGGCATGATTGGTGGCCACTACACGGCCTGTGCCCGCCTGCCCAGCGACCGCAGCAGCCAGCGCAGCGACGTGG GCTGGCGCTTGTTCGATGACAGCACAGTGACGACCGTGGATGAGAGCCAGGTTGTGACGCGCTATGCCTATGTGCTTTTCTACCGTCGGCGGAACTCTCCCGTGGAGAGACCCCCCCGGGCTGGCCACACTGAGCACCACCCAGACCTAGGCCCTACAGCGGAGGCTGCTGCCAGCCAG GCTTCCCGGATTTGGCAGGAGCTGGAGGCCGAGGAGGAGCTGGTGCCTGAGGGGCCTGGGACCCTGGGTTCCTGGGGGCCCCAAGACTGGGTGGGGCCTCCATCACGTGGGCCCACCACACCAGACGAGGGCTGCCTCCGGTACTTTGTCCTGGGCACCGTGGCAGCTCTGGTGGCCCTTGTGCTCAACGTGTTCTATCCTCTGGTGTCCCAGAGTCGCTGGAGATGA